A single Halobellus ruber DNA region contains:
- a CDS encoding PUA domain-containing protein — protein sequence MTESAAETTVDDLRTVADYQFGAGAGAALFPPEADGELTLHRSTGGRPRQVVAPEGRIVSYGTDGRFTLGLEGGRRLLAAFDPPTARVVVGDESAPFVRDGKNAFAKFVREADPAIRPGDEVAVVLGDDTLLAVGRAELSADAMADFDAGAAVYVREGNDAEAGP from the coding sequence ATGACTGAGTCCGCCGCCGAGACGACCGTCGACGACCTCCGGACGGTCGCCGACTACCAGTTCGGCGCCGGCGCGGGGGCAGCGCTGTTTCCGCCCGAGGCAGACGGCGAGTTGACCCTCCACCGCTCGACCGGCGGCCGGCCGCGGCAGGTGGTCGCCCCCGAAGGACGGATCGTGTCCTACGGCACCGACGGACGGTTCACGCTCGGACTCGAAGGCGGCCGACGGCTGCTTGCGGCCTTCGACCCGCCGACCGCCCGGGTCGTCGTCGGCGATGAGAGCGCGCCGTTCGTCCGCGACGGCAAGAACGCCTTCGCGAAGTTCGTCCGCGAGGCCGACCCCGCGATCCGGCCGGGCGACGAGGTGGCTGTGGTGCTCGGCGACGACACGCTGCTCGCGGTCGGGCGCGCCGAACTCTCCGCGGACGCGATGGCCGACTTCGACGCCGGCGCCGCGGTCTACGTCCGCGAGGGCAACGACGCCGAGGCGGGCCCGTGA
- a CDS encoding putative quinol monooxygenase, whose protein sequence is MIVLHAVFPINPDKLDEALDLAETMVEASNEEPGVINYRAATDVGAGNLLRFFEQYEDAAAMEAHVESDHFEEFEAALPDLLAGDPDITRFDVESVSDVEL, encoded by the coding sequence ATGATCGTACTTCACGCTGTGTTCCCGATCAACCCCGACAAACTCGACGAGGCGTTGGACCTCGCCGAGACGATGGTCGAGGCGTCGAACGAGGAACCGGGCGTGATCAACTACCGGGCGGCGACCGACGTCGGGGCCGGCAACCTCCTCCGGTTCTTCGAGCAGTACGAGGACGCGGCGGCGATGGAGGCGCACGTCGAGTCCGACCACTTCGAGGAGTTCGAGGCGGCGCTGCCGGACCTGCTCGCCGGGGACCCCGACATCACCCGGTTCGACGTCGAGTCCGTTTCGGACGTCGAACTGTAA
- a CDS encoding LabA-like NYN domain-containing protein has protein sequence MTEIHPSQRVAMLADAQNLYHTAQSLYSRNIDYSALLEKGVSGRELTRAIAYVVRADSPEEESFFEALIDIGFEPKIKEIKTFGDGSKKADWDVGMSLDAVTLANHVDTVVLCTGDGDFSRLCSHLRHEGVRVEVMAFEESTADELIEAADTFLDLSERQETFLL, from the coding sequence ATGACGGAGATCCACCCGAGCCAGCGCGTGGCGATGCTCGCCGACGCGCAGAACCTGTATCACACCGCGCAGAGCCTCTACTCTCGGAACATCGACTACTCCGCGCTCTTGGAGAAGGGCGTGTCGGGCCGGGAGCTTACCCGGGCGATCGCGTACGTCGTCCGTGCGGACTCCCCCGAGGAGGAGAGCTTCTTCGAGGCCTTAATCGACATCGGCTTCGAGCCGAAAATCAAGGAGATCAAGACGTTCGGCGACGGCTCGAAGAAGGCCGACTGGGACGTGGGGATGAGCCTCGACGCGGTGACGCTCGCCAACCACGTCGACACGGTGGTGCTCTGCACCGGCGACGGCGACTTCTCGCGGCTGTGTTCGCACCTCCGCCACGAGGGCGTCCGCGTGGAGGTGATGGCGTTCGAGGAGTCGACCGCCGACGAACTGATCGAGGCCGCCGACACGTTTCTGGACCTCTCCGAACGTCAGGAGACGTTCCTGCTGTAG